Proteins encoded together in one Deltaproteobacteria bacterium window:
- a CDS encoding DUF2284 domain-containing protein, translating into MEGSDLGKYCKRAIQGGATHAKVIHPDSVVTAPWVRLKCLFGCPYRTGHCCPPETPAPEQTRAILDSYERAILFHREAPRAKDRGAMNMKFFDMLVTMEGDLFKDGYYKAFAILAGPCALCKECGKVTGISCRFPAKARPSMEACGIDVFQTVRNNGFFIQTLREKTETQNIYCLMLVD; encoded by the coding sequence ATGGAAGGATCAGATCTGGGAAAATATTGTAAAAGAGCCATCCAGGGCGGAGCGACTCACGCGAAAGTAATCCATCCGGACAGCGTTGTAACAGCCCCGTGGGTAAGATTGAAATGCCTGTTCGGGTGCCCGTACAGGACGGGCCATTGCTGTCCACCTGAAACGCCGGCACCGGAGCAGACAAGAGCAATCCTGGATTCCTATGAGCGGGCTATCCTCTTTCATCGGGAAGCCCCCAGAGCCAAGGACCGCGGAGCAATGAACATGAAGTTCTTTGATATGCTGGTTACCATGGAGGGGGATCTCTTCAAGGATGGCTATTACAAAGCATTTGCAATACTGGCCGGTCCCTGCGCGCTCTGTAAGGAGTGCGGCAAAGTTACGGGGATTTCATGCCGCTTTCCGGCCAAGGCGCGGCCTTCAATGGAGGCCTGCGGAATTGATGTCTTTCAGACAGTTCGGAATAACGGCTTTTTTATCCAGACCCTCCGGGAAAAAACAGAAACACAGAACATCTATTGTCTGATGCTTGTCGATTAA